The Nicotiana sylvestris chromosome 6, ASM39365v2, whole genome shotgun sequence genomic sequence GAGCCTGTAGCATTTCGAAGATCACTTGCAAGTTGATCCCATTTCCTTCATCGCCGTGCGTATCCCTGGTTACCGACCTGGCTTCCCCGCGAACGATGTTTTTCGGGTCGGTGGGCAAGTTAGCATCGATGGCAACATGAGAGTTGACATTGATTAGATCTACGATCGGGACCTCATTGGGGTCAGCAGGTTCAAACTCATTGGTAGGTATCATATTGTCGTTCTCTCCATGGTGGCCAGATTCAGCGTCCACGTTCAAAGGGGCGGATTGGGAGTTCGACATTTTAAACTTTAACCTGAAATTAAAGACACTtaaaagaacaagtgtaaaatagggtGTGTTATGAAAATTTGTATTAAATTTCcattattatccttagccccacggtgggtgctaAACTTATTACcctaaaaacggataacaattaaatttataattggttttaaggatacgtgaatCAACTCAATACAAATAGTAAATATTGCTAGATTAAACAGataaaagatgtgatgaattGTCAAACCGCTTGAAAATAAAGGAAGAGGGGATGATTCCGGACTTGACGGTAGTCTCAACAAGGTATCCATCTTCGATCTTAGGCTTATAATAATGAAACACTGATCAACAAACGTAAGAGCTTGGAAATGAAAGAAAGTAATAGTGTATTGCCTTAGTATGCGTGTTTCAATGTTATTAATGAATAATCAGAGCCtcttttatatagtagaggagtccTACTCTAGGTACAATTCcataaaagataaaaatcttcCGTTTAACTAATCACCAGACTTTCGCCGGTACGTGTCGAGATCCACGCTATAATACTCGACTGGTCACGGGTCACGACCTTCTGTTAATCATGTTCGGCTGCCCGATAATGCTCTCTGAAGTCTTTTGGTATTTGGACCAATCCCTAGGTCATGGCTCCGATATTCTCGAGGGTGGGCGTCGAGCCCCCGGACTCTGTCTCGATGAGACCCGTGCCTCGATCTCGACTCCTTTTCATCGCGTTTCTTGCTcgatttaccttatcaaaaaatgGGACGTCTCCTAGGcccgattttacccgtatacaatAGGCGTGTAGGCATTGAGCCGCAGCCAGTGACGGACccatgattttatacaagtggGTTCAACACCAACATTAACTGATGATTGGGGTTATATGGACAAGCGGGATTTGCCCCGCGCTTCTTCTTTGGGTTCATAATGCTACCTTAAAAtgaataatttaaaaaatatgagtttcgaattcttttttattttttccaaaaagtagTGCGAAAcataaaaaatttaacaaaaaatAATTGCTTTAATTAAAAATGTTAACAATTTATATATCTAATTTTACATTTTCATTTAAACTTtaaaaaaattctatttatacAATTTAGAGTTTTATTAGACTCTAATAAATTTAACAAATAACAAAGTTGTTAATTTACAAAGCTAATAGGTAGAAATGAGTTATAACTAGAAATAAACTGCAAGAAACTATAAGGGAAGATGACTTATAAAGTGAACTAACAATCTATGTAACGTAAATAAACTATTTAGGATAAACTAGTTTAATATAagtaacaaattaaaataatttcaAGATTTGTATTTGCATATTTTATCAAAAATAATGTAAGATTTTACTTTGTAAATCTTTTTGATATTATGAAGTTAAATAGACTGTAGATTAATTCTTATTGGATTGAGTAGGAGATCAAATATAAGATCAAAATAGaaataaattagaagatagagataaaaaaacaaactaaaagaaTAAACTAGCTAGCTCttcattttgaaaaaaagaattaattaaaggAATTTTACCTCcgatagcaaaggttaacaccttatttattttaaataaataccatttaaaaaattatattctatagataccttttactatttatagcaaaatatctaattttggtacCTCCTATCCCTAAGCCattaaatacgctattcagttataCTATTTTCTTTATGTCTGTGGTTAGATTCCTTTTCACCATTATTAACCACCAAGTTCGAAGCAACCTCACATCTAGGGCTTAAAGAATGTGATTTCGTCAAATAAACCACCGGTTTAATTCTCCGACCGTTCCCGAATAATCTAACTTGACGACGAAAACAACCCACAGAAGgagaaaaagacaaagaaaaagacgTAGAACTTAAATTATCACAATGAAAACTGTCACCTACAAAAGAGGTTGTTAAGCCACTCGTTACCGCCATTGAAACACAATTTTGAGAAACAATAGCGACTATAGCGAGAGAACTCCGAAACCCAGATTTGACATTGGGATTTGGAGCATGTGACAAATACATCTGACGTTGTTGTTGCATCTGCTGCAATAGGAATAGttggaaattagggtttgttcttgaacaaagacgacgtaTTTTGGGGCtaagcaacttgattttctgttaatatatttcaatgtattttaaACGTATCAcactgtattttcatgtatttcattgtattcatcgtctttttttttcattgtaatttaatGTATTTTGTTgcattccatgtatttcattgtattcactgtcttttttctcattatatttcaatgtatcccgctgtattttatgtatttcattgtattcactatctcgctatatgccatgaatgtattcatatatttttttaattaatataatttatgtattcagatgtattatataatttctctgaagattgctatgttttggggtatttttcggttgagaaacttttttataactgaaaatacaaaatttatgtgttataattgagtttgttgagttatattaggagtctattatgttaattgattcactttccgttttaaaaacagtgtaatcccctattccacgccgtgaatacagtcgaatacaataatctgtccaactGTAATCcaatgtttcactccatgaatacagtcgaatacactcgaatacaataaCTGATTAGCTGGGCTTCCCTGATTCacacctatttttgctactgtattcatgaatataatagcttaaatatatcaaatacatcttataaccatagaaaatgtatctataatccgtaatatagcaaatggtatctatagatgactaactactactaaaagatagtgttttatgGAAAAAATTCTCTTAACTAAATATGCTAGCTCCCCCATTTATTAGGCCCACGTACACTTGTGATGTAAAGTGTGACTTACTTCAGAACCTTCATTTGATTTTGAACCTGCTGAACCATCTTACCACAAGATCAACTTGTATCAAGCATATTCAAATAACATAATATACTCGTTTTACAGAAATTAACCTatataaaatatcaaaaaatttcAACAACGCGGATTCATTTGAACCCTCTTGACCCTACGTGGGTCCGCCCCTGACCGCAGCCCAGCAAGAGCGGAGCCTCTGGGAGATTGCAATATCGAGTCCAACTGTGCTCAATTGAACTTGCTACAGTATCAAATGTGGTAACGAGTTGTAGTTCGACCAAGCCCGAGCTTAGTCCGATCCTGCTCGAGCTGAACACGACCAGAGTCTGACCCGTTTTGTTACAGTATAACCGAGTTCAAATAAAGCCCAATCAACTTGATAAGTTGCAAGAAGCAAACAAGATGTGTAGACAAAATACGAGCCAACTTATCACATGGTTACCGTACATATCATAACATGGAGATGATGTGGGCCATGACGTGTGGATTACACATTTCATCTTTCCTTAAATCATTGCGGAATTACATACATGCAGAGTATTATTTAGAGACAAGTTGCTAAAGTCAATATAAAcgaacattacctaattaccctTTAAACAAGGTTTGGATTCATCTTAAAACTTCTAAACCGTCTATTCATTTGTAACTTTCTACATTCTAGTTATTAACAGATCTTGCTAGCTAAAAATGCCGATAAAATTAAAATTGTATAACTGGCAACTCACATGTTGATGTTGCACTCAACTGATGCATTTCTTGCGTTCTTTATGGATCTTATAAATTGAAATAATTCTTTTAAATCCCATGATCTTTCCGCTTCTCTTTTGTCCTTTTTTCATCTTTTTAATATAACGAGCACATGTACATCCCTGGAATTCATCCATCGTCCATTTCCGTAGCATTTAAGTCACTTTCTAAATCTACATCCGAACTAGCGCAAAACCAAATTATCTATTGTCATGTGGACATAAAAGAAATTATTATATGGACACCATATGAATAACTATAAATAGGCAAATGCACAATCTTTATTTTCATTGTAACGACCTCTAAAAGCCAATCAACATGGCCAACTTCAAAACCATGACATGTACCGGTGTTTCTTTGTTGCTCTTCTTTTGTTTAATACCTTCTTGTTTAGCCTACAATGTGGTTAGTTTTGGGGCTAGGGGAGATGGGAGGACAGACTCAACTTCCGCATTTCTTCGCGCTTGGTCTGCTGCCTGCCACTCTACTAGCCAGGCCAATGTGTATATTCCACGAGGAACATATTTGGTAAGAACGTTGAATTTAAACGGCCCTTGCCGGAGAAGAATTGAGTTCCGAATTGACGGTACTCTTATTGCTCCGACCAATTATCACGCAATTGGTCATTCTGAGTTCTGGATTATGTTTTATAAGGTAAGTGGGCTTTCAGTGTATGGAGGAACTATGAACGCCAAGGGTCATGGTTATTGGTCGTGCCGAAATGGTGGAAAGTCTTGCCCACAAGGAGCTAGGGTATGTATACTTCCTTTATTCTCATTTATATCCGTCACTTCTTagggttttttttcttttttatcttaAATGTATCTATCCAGTAGGAAAAAAATCTCAGATATTTCAACATTTGTCGAAGCTTCTTCTCCATGAAGTGAATTATGGCTCACCTTCATTTCTTTAAGCATCAAATTCCATAGAAAACTAAGTTTCATCTTGAATTTTGGACTGTCTATATCACAACACAATAATAATAACTAATAAGTACACGATAAAACGAGTAAGAAATTAATGTCGTGACAAGGGAAGCTAGTACTATTATTTTTCTACAAAAAAGAAATTACCTGTCTAAGGAATCTCTAACATTGATGATTTAAAATGTCTATGTATTTGCAGTCAATACAATTTATGTGGTGTAACAATGTACTGTTGAGGGGCTTAACATCACTCCACAGTCAAAGAGTACATGTGGGAATAGGTTACAGCAGCAATGTGAGAGTTGAGAATGTGAAGATAATAGCCCCAAGTGGAAGCCCAAATACTGATGGCATTCATGTACAAAACTCAAGAGGGGTTACCATTTACGGCAGCATCATCCAGACTGGAGATGACTGCATTTCCGTTGGCCCTGGTTCCATGAACTTGTGGATTGAAAAAATTGGATGTGGACCTGGACATGGCATCAGGTAAATGATTACTTTCACAAACGtttgttttttttattgttaATCCATTTTTATGTAGTATATATAAGGAAGAAAAAATAAGAGTAAGTCTATCTAACTTATGGTGCAAGTTAGATTTGATCTACACGAGTCATTACCTTCCGAACTTAGATGTAACTCATAAAGGAAATTTAAATCTCTTAAAACATTAAATTGTTAAATTGGAGACACatctattttaaatttatttaatGAAAAATATTCAAATTTACTCTTTAAGCATTTGATTTATCTTACATTCGCTCTCTGTTTATCTTTTGATCCCTGAAAACCCTACATCATTAATTTTATCCCGTATTTGACACTCCCTCTGCAGGATATCGAATTTGACTATGACATTTGCGACGGTGGAGCCACGTAGACAAACAAAAGATCCAAATTTTCCCATAAACTTATAATTTGGTATATTTATATTCTCTGCAATAATCTGAAGCAAGTCCCTGAACAATTAAAAATGTCCAAGTATACCACCTATGTGGCTTGACCAATTTTTCTACGGTGAAAAACTGTCATTGGAAGAAGCATATTTGACACGAGAGATATTGGTGGGGGCTCCTATGAGCCGAAAGTTAAAGGAAATACTTATATAAGATAAATCACAAACGTTAGAGAAATATAATTGAATTGTTTCCCTACATTTAATTAAGCTTACCCACATCTTTTTTGGCCTGAATTTTTTATTGGACAAGCACTAGATGATGAGATTGAGGATAGGACATTTGCCCTGTTGTACTGGTATCATATTAAAGTATGCGATCACGTCATGTAAAATTTCACGTTTTTAGGACAAGATACATTTGTCTATTGATATTAAATTTACAACATATTCTAATAATTCAATTATTTTGTAGTCCGACTAATACGATTTCTGACTCAAATATGACGTGTTTGTGATAGTATATCGTGTTGATTGTTTGTTTCACATTTGCAGCATAGGAAGTTTGGGGAGTAGTTACAACGAAGCTGGAGTTGCGAATATAACAGTAACAAATTCGGTTTTCACGAAGACACAGAATGGCGTTAGAGTAAAGTCCTGGGCAAGACCAAGTGGTGGCTATGCTAAAAATCTCATGTTCTCAAATCTTATTATGAAGAATGTTGGGTACCCCATAATCATTGACCAAAACTATTGTCCCAATAATAATTGCCCTCatcaggtatatatatatatatcattaacTCATCTCCAACAAATTGCAACTCATTTCCTCTACAATTTTGTAAGCAATGTGAAGATTAATCTGCATGCGTAAAAACACAAGCACGACAAACGTAAAAATTAATAGATAGcggtattttttaatttttccaaTTATAACGCACATGAAAGAATAActaatattattattatcatttgcAAATAAACTTAGTTATCTATCTGAATTAGAGTTACTGTTTATTAAATGAAGAATTCAGGAGTAAAGGTGAGTCAAGTAACATACAAGAATGTGAAAGGGACATCATCCACACAGGCAGCTATGAAATTTGATTGCAGTTATACAAATCCATGCACTGGAATCAGACTGCAAGACATAAAGCTTACTCACAATGATCGCTTAAGAAGGCCTGCAATATCCTACTGTAGAAATGCAAGTGGAAGACGTGGTGGCACAGTCACTCCCAGGAGTTGCTTCTAAAACAATACAGAAAACAAAAAAACTCCTTGTATATACTTTTATATCAAGTTCAGAGTGCAAACCCAACGCATTCCCACCCCCACCGCgcccaagaaaagaaaaaaacacttTTCTTCTCTGCGTCTATTGTTCTTAAATAAGTTGTTGTTCTACATATATCCGTGGTTGATAGTTGATCTACAATATAGGTGTTTGTTTGTGGTGAATCAGTTATCAAAGTCTTCTTCTGGACTATATTTTAGAAGTAGTCCCTTGTGTACGTAGTTTCTTTGCTCTGTCGAACCACATTTATATATACTAATTTTAGaatacgtgcgttgcacgtgttaATTTGCAGGGTCTATTAGTAATAAACTAgttgtaagatagtttgttattggcaagttggaagtgggaGGTTTcttactcgtaccgtgcctgttagcctcggaacttATCATAATGAAATAGCGcataacaggcacgagattgactcaacaggtacGAGTTTatctcaacaggcacgagtttgtctcaacaggcacgagtttgtctcaacaggcacgagtttgtctcaacaggcacgagtttgtctcaacaggcacgagactgactcaacaggcacgagactgactcaacagacacgagattaactcaacaggcacgagatcctagagttaattatttatttgaattttaaattcaaaatttgaataaatagtcgtgtctgtttgtgaaacaagacatcctATCAGAAAgggtctgttggttgcctataaatacacaagaattccaacgaagtggatatagaaaatcacaagtgttactgcaggctttgttgtatcctgaagagaatcgttttgtattttccctaaattagtatacaggcgataactctttaaggacagttgattttcacgcctcaaagccaatttgattattttatttctaacaatcttaaagagttattctgctatggagaaattgatgtctgttgttgagaatccgaaggagttcatcaaacttgatcgctttgatggaacgaactttacccgttggagagacaagatgatattcttgttgtccgctctcaatatctactatgttcttgattctgcctTGCCTCCGAATGCCTGAGCCCACAGCAGAAGATTCTGACGTagtcaaggaagaaaggaagaaacgagaacatgatgaactgttgtgtcgcggccatattctg encodes the following:
- the LOC104217621 gene encoding polygalacturonase-like, translating into MANFKTMTCTGVSLLLFFCLIPSCLAYNVVSFGARGDGRTDSTSAFLRAWSAACHSTSQANVYIPRGTYLVRTLNLNGPCRRRIEFRIDGTLIAPTNYHAIGHSEFWIMFYKVSGLSVYGGTMNAKGHGYWSCRNGGKSCPQGARSIQFMWCNNVLLRGLTSLHSQRVHVGIGYSSNVRVENVKIIAPSGSPNTDGIHVQNSRGVTIYGSIIQTGDDCISVGPGSMNLWIEKIGCGPGHGISIGSLGSSYNEAGVANITVTNSVFTKTQNGVRVKSWARPSGGYAKNLMFSNLIMKNVGYPIIIDQNYCPNNNCPHQNSGVKVSQVTYKNVKGTSSTQAAMKFDCSYTNPCTGIRLQDIKLTHNDRLRRPAISYCRNASGRRGGTVTPRSCF